One window of Ziziphus jujuba cultivar Dongzao chromosome 5, ASM3175591v1 genomic DNA carries:
- the LOC107423764 gene encoding uncharacterized protein LOC107423764, giving the protein MVMAVLNPQDCLQNPLPSQTTTFPPKKSIRNSNGSSRIQTQQRNKSKRSTSRPKNSSPPKVEKPAAPTAAAAAADLVMGQVKILKRGEEFTVATAINRPPSPKKVVNKDEKRGAPVKGSGKKPDSGNWDSKFYAGSFVSIASPPPSSLPIPGFFAKKKSGVGLSNEEATNDLLKILRLDLV; this is encoded by the coding sequence ATGGTTATGGCAGTTCTCAATCCTCAGGATTGTCTTCAAAACCCTCTCCCTTCACAAACCACCACGTTCCCTCCTAAGAAATCCATCCGAAACTCAAACGGGTCGTCCCGGATCCAAACCCAACAACGGAACAAAAGCAAGCGGAGCACATCTCGACCCAAGAACTCCTCGCCGCCGAAGGTCGAGAAACCCGCCGCCCCCACAGCCGCCGCCGCCGCCGCTGACCTCGTGATGGGTCAAGTGAAGATACTGAAACGAGGAGAGGAGTTTACTGTAGCCACCGCTATAAATCGGCCACCATCGCCAAAGAAGGTCGTCAACAAGGACGAGAAACGTGGAGCTCCGGTTAAGGGATCCGGGAAGAAACCGGATTCGGGTAATTGGGATTCGAAGTTTTACGCCGGGTCGTTCGTTTCCATAGCGTCGCCGCCGCCGAGTTCGCTGCCTATTCCGGGTTTTTTCGCGAAGAAGAAGAGCGGTGTTGGTTTGAGCAACGAAGAAGCTACGAACGATTTGTTGAAGATATTACGGTTGGATTTGGTATGA
- the LOC107423762 gene encoding uncharacterized protein LOC107423762: MAKDEWMRAAMTDDMLVVELLVRLKQSQAASPLKSSLSSSPPPSSVMFPLRWSVRMPRSKAARCDAQRKRGDSTRCSPTTPLSWSGGASPSGTGDGFEESSRPVVSRSSSNPRSKGTSANELATNTTASTTKGSRRKKTFAELKEEEGSLLKERVYLRKELATLRATFKEQRAKNESLKRMKLDFEMHSSKHLKASVDGLEKAIAGQLHQRIGSPLGNVPSHLNTRATVQDDNSQSDFCDASKADFTGNSFLLPDLNMAPSEDDFGAETFCGMS, from the exons ATGGCGAAAGACGAGTGGATGAGAGCGGCTATGACCGACGACATGCTCGTCGTGGAGCTGCTTGTGCGTCTCAAGCAGTCGCAGGCCGCTTCGCCACTCAAATCTTCGCTTTCTTCTTCGCCGCCGCCGTCATCGGTGATGTTTCCGCTCAGGTGGAGTGTCAGGATGCCGCGTTCGAAGGCAGCGAGGTGCGACGCTCAGAGGAAACGCGGCGATTCCACCAGATGTAGTCCTACGACGCCGCTCTCGTGGAGCGGCGGTGCCTCTCCTTCCGGTACCGGTGATGGATTCGAAGAGTCTAGCCGTCCCGTCGTCAGTCGTTCTTCGTCGAATCCCAGATCCAAg GGTACTTCAGCAAATGAATTAGCTACCAATACCACCGCTAGCACCACCAAAGGTTCAAGAAGAAAAAAG ACATTTGCTGAGCTAAAAGAGGAAGAAGGTTCGCTTCTCAAGGAAAGGGTGTATCTTAGAAAG GAATTGGCAACACTAAGGGCAACCTTTAAGGAACAGCGAGCAAAAAATGAAAGTTTGAAGAGGATGAAG CTGGACTTTGAGATGCATTCTTCTAAACATTTGAAAGCAAGTGTTGATGGACTCGAGAAAGCAATTGCTGGTCAACTGCACCAGAGAATAGGCTCTCCTCTTGGCAATGTTCCTTCTCACTTAAATACGCGTGCCACCGTACAAGACGATAATTCACAATCAGATTTTTGTGATGCATCAAAGGCCGACTTTACCGGGAATAGTTTCTTGCTACCGGATCTAAATATGGCACCATCCGAGGATGATTTCGGTGCTGAAACCTTCTGTGGGATGAGCTGA
- the LOC107423768 gene encoding aberrant root formation protein 4, protein MSEGNHSLSKPELLQPSESRLQQILNSLSKSVEGGDEDLDQSRSSVLDLIDFLNSISDAALSYPENGNAQNTAFEVLSQVYQYICSPSTDQGILDVLSFELPKAAARFADISDRCLEVAGNVIDRFVSMCSPRDMLSVLCDALDSPSETIKVSGYFTPLLTGLSKVFLSIQRRHFEQVKVAVPVILKVLKAISFESDVKDTELEDLFDAALGIATSIHAVCTKLEGIVNEKLHALLGLYVLQIMALVSVCIGYKVLSSALLPQLSSFFPYCGLSYLGLITGSDVDRMTSIAIGEDEEDYMSYLTYVKHGASISVIWGHISDGAVIAAKENLIAVKDELRNDQTKRWQAIGMLKHVFASLSLPWKLKEHAIDFLLCIMDGNISQMYNDEDTDYSSYMPSLFAALKAVQRVIMDASDTLQRRKAFDAFRKVLADIPTSQRFDILKALITNSNSSSMIAILLDIVKGEMHMEICKRENDITIDTQNQVKHRTFFWTASVLELVELVLRPQKGGPPSLPEQGDAVLSALNLYRFILITESTGKTNYTGVLSKSNLQKTYNEWLLPLRTLVTGIMAESKSDCDQLAVDIVCSLNPVELVLYRCIELVEEKLKHST, encoded by the exons ATGTCAGAAGGCAATCACAGTCTTTCCAAACCAGAGCTTCTACAACCCTCAGAATCTCGTCTCCAACAGATCCTAAACTCGTTATCCAAA TCAGTTGAAGGAGGAGATGAAGACCTTGACCAATCTCGAAGCTCGGTATTGGATTTAATCGACTTCCTTAATTCAATATCAGATGCTGCTCTATCTTACCCAGAAAACGGAAATGCACAAAACACTGCCTTTGAAGTTCTCTCCCaagtttatcaatatatatgttCTCCTTCTACAGACCAg GGAATTCTTGATGTGCTTTCTTTCGAGTTGCCTAAAGCAGCTGCGAGGTTTGCGGATATCTCTGATAGATGCTTGGAGGTTGCTGGCAATGTGATTGATCGGTTTGTTTCCATGTGTAGTCCTCGAGACATGCTTTCCGTTCTTTGCGAT GCATTAGATTCCCCAAGTGAAACAATCAAGGTTTCTGGTTATTTTACTCCTCTTCTAACTGGGCTTTCTAAAG TGTTTCTTTCCATACAGAGGCGTCACTTTGAGCAAGTAAAAGTTGCAGTTCCTGTTATCCTTAAAGTTCTGAAGGCAATCTCTTTTGAGTCAGATGTCAAAGATACAGAATTAGAGGACCTTTTTGACGCAGCTCTTGGCATTGCCACTTCAATACATGCCGTTTGTACAAAGTTG GAGGGCATAGTAAATGAAAAACTCCATGCTCTACTTGGTCTTTATGTCCTGCAAATCATG GCTCTTGTTTCAGTTTGTATAGGCTATAAAGTTTTAAGTTCTGCCTTGTTGCCACAATTGTCAAGTTTCTTTCCATATTGTGGTTTGTCTTATCTTGGTTTAATAACTGGATCTGATGTTGACAGAATGACTAGCATTGCTATTGGAG AGGATGAAGAAGATTATATGAGTTATTTAACCTATGTCAAACATGGTGCATCGATTTCAG TCATTTGGGGCCATATATCTGATGGAGCTGTCATAGCTGCTAAGGAGAATTTGATTGCTGTCAAGGATGAACTTCGAAATGACCAGACTAAAAGGTGGCAAGCTATTGGCATGTTAAAGCATGTATTTGCTTCTCTTAGTCTTCCATGGAAATTAAAAGAGCACGCGATCGACTTCTTGCTTTGCATTATGGATGGAAATATCTCCCAGATGTATAATGATGAAGACACTGACTACTCATCATACATGCCTAGTCTTTTTGCTGCTCTGAAG GCTGTTCAAAGGGTCATCATGGATGCATCAGATACATTGCAAAGGAGAAAAGCTTTTGATGCATTCAGAAag GTACTTGCTGATATTCCTACTTCTCAGAGGTTTGACATTTTAAAAGCTTTAATCACTAATAGTAACTCTTCCTCTATG ATAGCAATCCTTTTAGATATTGTCAAAGGGGAAATGCACATGGAAATttgcaaaagagaaaatgaTATAACTATAGACACACAGAATCAAGTAAAGCATCGTACATTCTTTTGGACTGCCAGTGTCCTTGAATTGGTGGAGTTGGTTTTGAGGCCCCAAAAGGGAGGACCTCCATCCCTTCCTGAGCAAGGAGATGCG GTTCTATCTGCACTCAATCTATATCGATTTATATTAATAACGGAGTCCACAG GAAAGACAAATTACACAGGAGTATTGTCCAAAAGCAATTTGCAGAAGACCTACAACGAATGGCTTTTACCTCTTAGAACCCTGGTGACGGGCATTATGGCAGAGAGCAAGAGTGATTGCGATCAACTCGCAGTAGACATTGTTTGTAGCTTAAACCCAGTTGAATTAGTTCTGTACAGATGTATTGAGCTTGTTGAAGAAAAGTTGAAGCACTCTACATGA